A single genomic interval of Panthera tigris isolate Pti1 chromosome E3, P.tigris_Pti1_mat1.1, whole genome shotgun sequence harbors:
- the CDIP1 gene encoding cell death-inducing p53-target protein 1, translating to MSNEPPPPYPGGPTAPLLEEKSGAPPTPGRTSPAVMQPPPGMSMPPADIGPPPYEPPGHAMPQPGFIPPHMNADGTYMPPGFYPPPGPHPPMGYYPPGPYPPGPYPGPGGHTATVLVPSGAATTVTVLQGEIFEGAPVQTVCPHCQQAITTKISYEIGLMNFVLGFFCCFMGCDLGCCLIPCLINDFKDVTHTCPSCKAYIYTYKRLC from the exons ATGTCCAACGAGCCACCCCCTCCTTATCCTGGAGGCCCCACGGCCCCCCTTCTGGAGGAGAAGAGTGGAGCCCCACCTACCCCAG GCCGCACCTCCCCAGCTGTGATGCAGCCCCCACCAGGCATGTCGATGCCCCCCGCAGACATCGGTCCCCCACCCTATGAGCCACCAGGTCACGCAATGCCTCAGCCCGGCTTCATCCCCCCGCACATGAATGCAGACGGCACGTACATGCCTCCAG GTTTCTACCCTCCTCcaggcccccacccacccatggGCTACTATCCGCCAGGGCCCTATCCGCCAGGGCCCTATCCTGGCCCTGGGGGCCACACTGCCACAGTCCTAGTTCCTTCAGGGGCCGCCACCACGGTGACGGTGCTGCAGGGAGAGATCTTTGAAGGTGCGCCTGTACAGACGGTATGTCCCCACTGCCAGCAGGCCATCACCACCAAGATCTCCTATGAGATTGGCCTGATGAACTTCGTGCTGGGCTTCTTCTGCTGCTTCATGGG GTGTGATCTGGGCTGCTGCTTGATCCCTTGCCTCATCAACGATTTCAAGGACGTGACGCACACGTGCCCCAGCTGCAAAGCCTACATCTACACCTACAAGCGCCTGTGCTAA
- the HMOX2 gene encoding heme oxygenase 2 → MSVELETSEGVDESEKKSFGASEKENHTRMADLSELLKEGTKEAHDRAENTQFVKDFLKGNIRKELFKLATTALYFTYSALEEEMERNKDHPAFAPLYFPTELHRKEALTKDMEYFFGKNWEEQVQCSQAAQKYVERIHYVGQNEPELLVAHAYTRYMGDLSGGQVLKKVAQRALKLPSTGEGTQFYKFENVDNAQQFKQFYRARMNALDLNLKTKEKIVEEANKAFEYNMQIFDELDQAGFLLAKETLEDGLPMHDGKGDVRKCPYYAAKQDGGALEGSSCPFRTALAVLTKPSLQFILAAGAALVAGFLAWYYV, encoded by the exons ATGTCAGTGGAACTGGAGACCTCAGAGGGGGTGGATGAGTCGGAGAAAAAGAGCTTTGGggcctcagaaaaagaaaaccacaccag GATGGCTGACCTCTCCGAGCTCCTGAAGGAAGGGACCAAGGAAGCACATGACCGGGCAGAAAACACCCAATTTGTCAAGGACTTCTTGAAAGGCAACATCAGGAAGGAGCTCTTTAAG CTGGCCACTACTGCACTTTACTTCACATATTCAGCCCTGGAGGAGGAGATGGAACGCAACAAGGACCACCCAGCCTTTGCCCCCTTGTACTTCCCCACGGAGCTGCACCGGAAGGAGGCACTGACCAAGGACATGGAGTATTTCTTTGGCAAGAACTGGGAGGAGCAGGTGCAGTGCTCCCAGGCTGCCCAAAAGTATGTGGAGCGGATCCACTATGTGGGGCAGAATGAGCCGGAGCTGCTGGTGGCCCATGCATACACCCGCTACATGGGGGACCTTTCAGGGGGCCAGGTGCTGAAGAAGGTGGCCCAGCGGGCCCTGAAACTCCCCAGCACGGGAGAAGGGACCCAGTTCTATAAGTTTGAGAACGTGGACAATGCTCAACAGTTCAAGCAGTTCTACCGGGCCAGGATGAATGCCTTGGACCTGAACCTAAAGACCAAAGAGAAGATCGTGGAGGAGGCCAACAAGGCCTTTGAGTACAACATGCAG ATTTTCGATGAACTGGACCAGGCTGGCTTCTTGTTGGCCAAAGAGACCCTGGAGGATGGGCTCCCCATGCACGATGGGAAAGGAGATGTGCGTAAATGCCCCTACTACGCTGCTAAACAAGATGGAG gtgccctggagGGCAGCAGCTGCCCCTTCCGAACAGCCCTGGCTGTGCTGACTAAGCCTAGCCTCCAGTTCATTCTGGCCGCTGGCGCGGCCCTTGTTGCCGGCTTCTTGGCCTGGTACTACGTGTGA